The genomic interval GGCCTCCGACGAGGGCGAGGGACGCGGAGCCGGACAGTAGGCCGAAGGACAGCAGCCACTCCTGCTCGGTCGCCATCCAGTACGTGCTGACGGCGAGGGCGACCGAGGCGATGCGGCAGCCGAGGGCGGTGCGCTGGTGTGGTGTCACAGCGGCCGTACCTCCGGGTCGATGAGGTCGATGCACTCGCGGGCGACGCAGCACGCACAGCCACCGCACACGCAGGCCAGGTCATAGCCCTGGCTGCGGAGGTGGTCGCGCTGCTGCTCGGCCAGCCGGTGCGCGAGGACGTCCTTGATGGCGGACTGGTGGCCGTCGATCAGCTGCTCCCCCCGCTCGTCGGCGTGCGTGCCCTTCACTCCCTTGCGGAGCCACGTACGCAACTCGTCCCGAGCGCGGGCGAGTTCGGCCATGAGGGCGGTCACTGCTGCCCCCGGGCGCGCAGGGCGACGACGATCACGCCGGCGAGAGCGGCGAGGGAGAGGACGGGGCAGACCGCGCCCACGATGGTGGTGATCATCGGGTCACCTCCCACCACGTCCGAACGGGGCAGCCAACTGCGCGGTGCTTTCTAGGGCGAGGGCTCGGGCTTCGCAGCACTCGGCCGCTTCGCGGAACCCGGTGGGGTCGATGTACCGCAGGGTCTCGGCCATCTCGCGCAGCGCCTCGGGCGCTGACAGCGTGCCGACGGCGGAGAGTGCGGCGGCGACGTTGGCATGGGCTTTGCGGAAGGCCTCGCGCAGGCAGAGGACGCCGGCCGCAGCGAACGTGATCAACCCCAGGGCCAGGCAGCCGAGGGCGGCCAGGACGAGGAGGCCGGGCAGGGTGGGGACTCTCATGACCGCAGCTCCCCAGTGGTGTCTTCGGCCGCGGAGGGCGGGCCCGGCATGGCGGCGAGGGTGTCGGCGGCACGCTGCGGGGCGTCGGCAGGCAGTTGCTCGGCGACCGCCTGGAGGAGGGCGGGCCGGGCTCCCGTGCGTCGGTCGATGGCTTCGATCCAGGCGACGGCGACGGCAGCGACTTGGACCAGCTCGGCGCGCAGCCGCGCCGGGTCGGTCTCGGCGCGGGCCTCCCAGTACTCCTCGTCCAGGACGTCGGCCCATGTGAGGGCGCCGCGCTTGGCCTTGGACTCGCAGACAACGCGAGCGCTGTCCCGCATGGCTCGGGCGGTGAAGTCGGCGGCGGTGCCGTCGGGGTGGTTCTGCTCGCCCCACTGGTTGTCCTGCCGGCCTCGTTCGGCGGCGACCGCGTCGAGGACGGCGGCCAGAGCGTCGTTGCCGTCGATGGCCACGAGCTTGGTGTCTTCGCTGGTCAAGGGATCTCCCGTATGTCGAGGGCGAGTTGCCCGTCAGTGGTGGGCGCGGGCCGGACGAGGATCGCCCGGACGCGGAAGGGGTCGGCGCGGATCGCGGCTCGCTGGTCCGGTCGCAACTTCCGCCAGCAGCCCCCGCCGATCCGCCGGGTACGGGAGGCTGCGGACCGGACGGGCTGATGGCACAGCGCGCATTCGATGGGCTCGCTCACGGCGCCTCTCCGAAGATCGAGGCGAATGCCCGGTCGGCCCGCCGGTTGGCTTCTCGCATCGGCCGGTCGGCGAGGTGGCTGCCGGCCAGGCAGCCGTTCACGCCGCAACTCGGCCGTGCTCGGCCGACCGGCGGCCGACCGTGGTGGAGTTCGAAGGAGACAGGGGAGGCCGCGAGCCGCTGCTCGCGTAAGCACACGTACGGGGCCGCGCCCCCCGTCCACCGGCGGTGACCGTCCTCGAGGAGCTGCGTGCTGGCGTGGAACGCTTCCGCTACGGAGGCGTACCGCTCCCGCCGCCCGGGCCTCGGCGCCGGCAGTCCGAGCGCCTCACGGACACCCTGCACAGTGGCCGCCGCAACGCCGAGCTCGCTGGCGATGTGCGCCTGGGGGATGTCCTCACGGAGCATCGCCTCGATGCGCTGCCGGAGGACTTCCCGGGCACTGGCCCGGGCCGCGCGCTTCGCCTCGGGGTGCTTCCTCGCGTCGCGCTTGCAGGCCTCGCAGTACGCGCGCCCGTCCCCCTCCAGCCGACCGTGAACGCCCTGGTCGTGGCCGCCAGGGCAGACATCCGGCCGATCGCCGAACCCCTTCAGACGGCGGATCTCCTCGCGCTTGGCCAGCCGGCCGGGCTCGTCCTCGACATGGTCGGGGGCGACGCACTGGTGCAGCCCGCAGTCCGCCTTCACCTGACCGACCGGGTCTGTCCCGGTCCGCCGACGGAACGCGACCGCGGCCGCCGTGTAGGTCTGCTCCCGGTAGCGCAGCAGCGGCGTCCCGCTGACGGTGCCCCGCTCACCGGTCCACTCCAGGTGGCCACCCTCGACAGGCCGCGTGCGCTCCTCCCACTTCTCGTCGAGGGTCAGCGGCTGCAGCGGCGGGGACGGCACGCCCATCTCGGCGCGGATGCGACGGACCGCGGCACGGTCGGCGCCGACCTGCCGGGCGACGGCGGCACTGCTCAGCCCCTCGTTGATGAGCTGGCGGATCTGCGCGTCCTTCGGGTGCAGCCGTGTGCCCCGACGGGTGATGGTCGCCGGACCGTACCCGCCGTCCTTGCGGATGCGGGCGACGGTCGAGACGTCCGCACCGGTACGACGCCTGGTCTCCGCGTCGGTGTGCCCCTCGCCGAGCAGGCTTCGGATCTCGCTGTCCTTGGGGTGCGGGGCCCGCGTCCAGGCGCTGCGCGGTGCGACCGGCAGACGGGCGTCCTTGCGTACGCGGGCGACGGCCCGCACACCGACGCCGAGCTGGCGGGCGACCGCCAGGTTGGAGATCTTGCCGTCGCCCAGCAGCGCCCGGATCTCGCTCGGGCCCGGCCGCCGGTGGTCCGCGCTCTGCGTCATCGGACCGACCACCAGGCGGTAGGCCGTACGACGGGGCGCCGGGTCCTCGAGGCGGCCCGGAGCCGCGGCTGGCGCGGGCTCGGGCAGGTCGCAGCGTGCGGCATGGCCTGCCACTCGGCGTGCTCAAGGGTCGGCCGCTCATTGCTGAGCACGCGGACCTTCAAGGTGCCGGTGCCGTCCACGTGCGCGGCCAGGTTCCCCTTGGGGTCGGTGTCGGCGTCGATCGCCTGGCGCCGGCCGTTCACGGTGATCGCCCACCGGATCCGGGCCAGGCAGTCGTCGCAACGGGCGATGTCGTGGTCACTGGGCATGAGTCCTCCGGTCGCATCCGGGCTCGTTGGAGAGGGGAGGGGCCGCCAGGAGCGGCAGCGCCCGCAGATGTCCGTAGATGTGGAGGGCAGCGACGGACCCGTGTTCGGCGATCGCCGCCCGGATCTCCTCGTCGCTCGCGCGCTCCCGGTCGCGGTACGTCTTCTTCGGCGGCAGTGGCCCTACCGGTCCGGCGTCAACCACCTCGGCGCCGACGACCTCCTGAAGCCGGGCTTGCCGCCGCTCTTCGAGGCGTCGTGCGCTCTCGGCGAGCTCGGCATTCCGCCGGGCACGCGCGGCCTCGACCTGCCGGTTGAGGGCGCAGGTCTCGCAGTCCGCACCGGTCGGCCACAGCACGCCGGTCTCGCAGTCGGGTTGGCCACAGCCGTGCCGCAGCAGCGCGGCGCCGAGCAGCCAGCGGCCCACGTCGCGGATCTCGGTGGTGGTGGCGTAGCGGCGGGTGATCCGGTCGGTCAGCCGCTGCTCGCTGCCGCCCGGGTTGTCGAGCTGGCGGCCGATCTCGCGGGCGATCCGCCGCAGCACGAACGGCCGGATGCCGGGCAGTTCATGGTGGACGGGGGCGAGGACCCGCCAGATCCGGGGAGACAGCTGCAGAACGGGGCCGGTGTACGGGGCGCGGCCGGGGGCCGGGCTCGAGGACGAGGTCTCGTCATCCGTGCGCAGCACGCGATCACCCGGGCCGAAGGTGTCCGGCACGCGGTTATCCACAGGGCACGCGACCCACTCACGGTGAGATCGCCTACGGCGGATACCCCCACCCAGCTTCGTCTCAGGACGTCGGTCAGTTAGGTGGTCTTCCCTAGACGCGAGGGATCCGTCACCAAGATCCGAACCGGATCCGTCATGAATGACCGGAGCCGTCGGCCCCCACAGCGGCAACTGCTCGGCGTCCGGGGACTGTTGGCCGATGGCGGGCGCGGCCGGGACGGGATGGAGCGGGTGGCGGTGGGTCTCGTAGGCGTGGCGGCCCTGCTCGCCCTCGCGGCGGCGCACGGTGAGCCAGCCGGTGGCGTCGAGTTCGTCGACCAGTCGGCGGGCCTGGCGCTCGCCGAGGTGTTCGCCGGCGCGCTTGCCGGTGTGGTGGTGCAGCTGCTCGCCGAGTTCGGCGGCGGTGACCGGGATGCGGCGGGCGGTCGCGTAGGCGAGGAGCGCGTACACGCGTAGGAGGCGCGGGCTCAGGGCCTCGGCGGCGCGCACCGGGATGCGCACCCACAGCTCGCCGTCGTTCTCCGCGATGGGCCGTGTGACGCGGTGCGCGGACTGGCCGCGGCCGCCGCGCAACGTGCGCCGTACGGTGGGGACTTCGACCAGGCCGTCGATGATGTCGGGCCGTACGAGCTGGCCGAGGCCGCGCTCGGCAGCGGACTTGCTCATGCCGAGGTACTCGGCGATGACGGCGACCTTGGCGGTGCAGCCCTCCGGGCGGAGGGACAGGGCTGCGATCTTGACGTAGACGCTCAGGGCGGCATCCGCGTACTGAGCACCTACGACCAGGCGCAGGGGGACCTTGACCGTGTGTCCGCCGGCGCGCGGCCGCACACCCGGGGCCGCGGGGTGCGGCTGGGCGTGCGGTGCAGCCGGGTGGGCTGCGAGCGCGGCGGCGGACAACTGGCTCTTCTCTCAGGGGAGTTGGCTGGGGCGGTGCGGCTGGATGCGCGGTCAGCTGGACTGGTCGCGCAACCGCAGTTCGGCGCGGTGCGCGCGGATCCGCTGGAGGTGCAGGGCGGGGATCGTCAGCTCGAACCGCGGAAGGCCGGTGCGTGGGCCCTCGGCGATCGGGGTGAGGCGCAGCCAGCCGCGCTGGCGGAGAACCTCCAGTTGCACGCCGACACTGGCGGTATTCAGTCCGGTGTCCGAGGCGAGCTGCTCGGCGCTGGGCTGGAAGTTGGGGCTGATGCGGCCGGTGCGGTGGTGGGCGTACCAGAGCAGTGTGAAGCCCACGAGGCGGGCCTCGGGGAGCATGCCGCTACGCAGGAGCCCGAGGTGGAACGTCGACTTGAAGCGCTCGTCGGGGCCAAGGCGGCCCGGGGCGATGGCCTCCTCCGCAGTGAGTGCCCTCTTCGAGGACGGCTTCGCGGGCCGCGCCGCAGTGGTGGACGGATTCGAAGGCGCGGTCGTGGGCGGGCCGGGCTTGACGGGGATGCGGCGAGCGAGGTCGGCAGGGGTAGGCGTCATGACGGTTCCTGTTCGGGATCGGTGCCGGTGGGGGCGGCGACCTCGGGATCGGTGCCATGCGGGGGCTGGCGATAGACGGGCCAGCCGGGGCCTGGCGGGGGATCGGGGCGACCGGCCTGCCGGTTGGGGGTGTGACGGGCGCACCACCAACCGGACGGGTAGAGCCGGGCGTAGGTGAGGGCGTGGACCGGCGAGGCCAGCCACTCGCAGGGGGGCGGTTTACCGCGTCTCACCACGGGCCTTGGCCCCAGTCGGGCTCTTCTTGCACCGGCGTGCTCGGCTCGTCGTCGATGTCGTCGTCCGCGGCGGGCTGTTCGAGTTCGCGGCGGGCGTTCCAGGCGGCGAGCGCGAGGTTGCGGCGGACCGAGTCCAGCCACGTGTCGGGGATCCCCAAGGAGGCGTGGTGCCTGATTGCCCAGGTGATGTTGTCGTGGGCGCTGCGGAGGTGTTCGCGCAACTGCGGGAGTGGGGCGGGTAGTTCGGTGAAGTGCGGGGTGTAGGTCCAGGCTTCGAGGCGGTAGTGGTCGCGGTCGCCGCGGTTGTACTGCTGGCTGTGCTGGCGATAGCTGTCACGGAGCTGGACGGCGTGGGCGGTGCTGCACGCGGGCTGGTAGTCGAACTCCTGCACCATGGGTCCGGCCTCGACGTAGACCGTGGTCGACGTGCAGAAGTGGTCGGCGCCCTCAGGGTGGGGGCAGACTGCGCCCTTCTCGGTGGGCTCCTGGACGTGCTGGTCGACCAGGCCGAAGCGCACCACGCGAAAGGCCGGCGTCTTGCCGCAGCCCTTGACCGAGCAGACCTTGTTACGGGCGTAGCGGTAGTACGCGCAGCTGTCGCAGACGCAGCCGCCCCCGCAGTTGCAGTGGGACTCGCCGTCTTCGTCGGTACCGCCGCAGCCGCAGTACTCGTCCGGGTCGATGCCATCGTCGGCGGTGTCGTAGCTGGGGTCGCCCGGCAGGAGGGTGCCGGGCGACCAGGCCCGCATCAGGATGCGGGTCGCGGACTCGATCTCCTCGGCGGTCGGGGCCGCGGGAACCAAGGACGGGGTGGCGTCGGTCATGACGCTCCGATCGGAGTGGTGGCGGGCAGGGCAGCGAGGGCGTTGGCCCATGCGGTGTCGGCGGCTTGGGCGCAGTGCCGCTCCCACACGCCGACCAGGCCGTCGACGGACCGGGTGAGCGGCGTGCGGCCGATCGGCCGGCCGCACCGGCAGATGCCGATGAGGTCGAGGCCGTCGGACTCGAGAACCAGGGCGTGAGCGGCAGCAGTGGACGTCGTCCCCTTCACGTCGGCAGTGCCAACGGGGATGTCCTTCTCCTTCCGCTCCGCCCGGGCGAGACCGGCATCGACCGCTGCGGCGAGCACCTCGGGGGTGGCCGTCCAGGTCGGGTCCGTGGTGCCGGGCCCGAGCAGCTGCACGACCGAGCCGCGCAGCTCGTACGCCATGGGGTTCCGTACGGGTGCGGGGTGACGCAGGACGGCGGCGATGACGTCGATACGTGAGGACATCGCCGCTCACCGCCTGGCCAGGAGGGCGTGGCGCGGAGGCCGGCCCCGTCGCAGGGGGGTGGCGGGCTCGGTGCCGGGGCGCATCGGGATGGCGCGAATCTCGGCGCGGGCGCGGGCGATCGCCGAGCACCGACCGTCGCAGTACCAGTGAGCGACCGCGCCGTCGGCTGAGCCGAGGACCTGGACCATGTCAGTGGACGGACGGTCGGAGTCGGTGACCGCGCTGCCGCACGCGTCGACCGTGCAGACCTCTACGACGGGGGTTTCATCGGACTGCCGTGGCGTGCCGGTGAGGCCCTCGTTCCAGGCCAGAGCCGCTTTGAGCTGGCCCTTGCTGGTCTCGGGCAGGCGCGGACGCTGTGCACGCGTGGGCATCAGCGCTCACCGCCCGGACCAACCAGGGCAGCCCACGACACCATGACCACGGCGAAGGCGAACGCCAGGGTGAGCAGCACGTACGCGGCGGGCATCAGCTGTCACCGTTTTCGGCGAACTCCGGGATGCCGGTGATGTCCAGCCCCATGGGCGAGGTCGCCGAGTGCATGCGGTCCACCGCCACTGCCAGCGCCTCGGAGCTGGAGAGGGCGTCGGACAAGGCCTGCGTCAGATCCCGTACGGCCTGGTCGGCGTCGCCTCCGTTGTCGATCAGGACGCGGCCGTGCTCATAGGTGTGCATCACGGGGCGGATGGTCTGCTCGATGGCCTGCGGCAGCATCCGCACGAGCTGAGCCAGGCTCCCGAGCGCGGAGTACGAGTGGCTGGGGTACTCCCAGTTCTTCGCGGCGCTGCGCGAGGTGTGGTTGAACTGGCGGACCTGGTCGGCAGCCTTGGACAGGGAGCGGGACGGCTCGGCCATCAGACGGCCACCTCCAGCGGGCGCTGAGCGCCGAACGCCACGCCGGTGATCCAGGCGGCGGCGTCCTCGAGCGCGGCCAGGCCGCGGGAGGTGTGGCGCCAGCGGGTGAGGGAGACCTGGTGCGCGCCGGCCTCGTCGGGAACCGCGCCGGCGATCCAGAGAGGCTCGCCCTCGGAGCCGAAGTGGCCGGTGATGATCCCGTACAGGGTCGCCCGGGTGATGGTCTGGGGCTGGAGGGTGACCAGGTACTGGTGCGGCTGGCTGCCGGGGAGGGTGGTGCCGTCGGGCCACAGCCACACGTCGCCGACCTGGCGCGGGGCCTGGCCCCAGCCGGTGTGCTGGGTGGTGGAGCGGGCCTCGGTGAGTCCCTCACCGGTGATGGTGTGCACGGTGTCGCAGTTCCGGCACAGCAGCCGCAGCTGCACGCGCCCGAACGTGTTGGTGTGCGAGCAGATGTCGTTGGTGCAGGTGTGGGCCTGGTCGTCGGTGGCGCCGGGGCGGAGGCCCTCGTCGCGGCGGACCTGCACCTCGTCCCAGGTCGGGTTGGCGCACCCCAGGGCGTGGGCGTACGGGGCCCACCCGAAGTAGGTTTCCTCGATCAACATCAGGCGGCCTTCTTGGCGTGGCGTGCGTTGTGCAGCACGCGGATGGGTTGGGTCTCGACCAGGACGAGCGGGGCGGCGTGTCGCGGCGAGCGCACGGGAGCGCGGACGGGCAGGGCCGGGGGCGGCTGGTATGCGGCGGGCCGGGGCGCGTCGTGAACGGACTTGGTGGCCAGCTCGCCGTCGGTGTCGAGCGCGAGCTTCACCAGGCCGAGCAGGACCACGCCGGTGCAGCAGCCGATCCCGCTGCAGACGAACCACTCGACGGTGCTCGCGGGCCCGGTCACGGTGCGACCGGTTCGGCGATCACGCCCATGAGCCGGGGAGCGGCGCGGTCCACGAGGAGGTCGGGTACGCCCTCGCCGCGCAGGTTCACGGTCACGCCCTTGCAGGAGCCGGCACCGATCGCCGTGTTGCCGTCGGTCGTGACCTCGCTGGGCGCGACACCGAGGCTGCCCAACCACCAGCGCCAGCAGTCCAGGGACTGCGGCCGTACGGTGATGCCCAGGGTGGTGCTGTCGGGTACCTCGGTGCTCACGACGTCGTGCTGAGTCGAGCGCAGACGCTCGCCCAAGACCACGGCAGGCGAGTCGAGATCGACGTCCAGGCCGACGCGCCTCACGCACCCGGCGAACGTAGACTCCTCGAACTCCCCATCTCTCAGGGCGAGTTCACTGTCGATGACCGCGTACCGGACCGGGCCGTCGTCACCGACGGCCGCGAGGGCCTTGGCGACCAGGGCGCGCACGGGCCCGGTCAGCTCAAGCGCCAAGGCCTCGCGCTGCGTTGCGGTCAACGGCAGATCAAGGAGGGCGCTCGCCATCTCGATGGCCGAGTGCAGCTTGAGCGGGATGTCCCGCGGGACCCCAGTCACTCTTCACCGTCCGCGACCGTGATCGGTGTGACGGCGGGTACCGCGGCGACGACGCTGGCGCCGAGCGGAACCGGCGGTGCGGCCTCAGGCTCGGGCATCGGGTCGACGGGCGTCGGCTCGCCCTCCAGCCGCGCAGCCACGTCCGGGGATACGAGCGCGCTACCACGGACCTCGACGTCCTTGATGCGCACGAGAACCTCAAAGTGGACGCCGTACTCGACGAACGCGCGGGTGACGGGGACGTCGACGAGGGAGGCGAAGGCCAGGAGTCCCTCGGCCCTGCTCTGGCGGAACTTCAGGTGGATGCGCCAGCCGGAGGGGAAGTCCTCCTCCAGCTCCAGCGCGAAAGGCAGCTGGTCCGCGCCGAGTTCGGCGACGACGATGCCGGCCACGGCATGGGCGTGGGCGAAGGTGTCCGTTCTCGGGGGAGCGGTGGTCGTGGTGGCAGTAGCCTGTTCCACGTGAACCTCATTTCACAGTGGTGAGGTGATCGGCTTTGTGGGGCTGATCCGGGTCGCGTCCGGGTCGGCCCCGCTTTCGTTTCAGCTGGCGTTCTCCAGCGCGCGGCCGCGGCTCGGCAGCGGGCGCAGGTAGCTCATGGGGTGGGAGCTGGCGCCCGACGGGGGCGCGGGGGTGACGGCCAGAGGGCCTGTCGCTGGCTCGTGGTGGAAGAGCACGTCGTCGATGCGCTGGAGGTCGGCATCCGAGAACGTGACGACGCGGCCCTTCTTGCTGTGCGGGAGCTTCTTGATGTGCCGGCGCAGCCACGACTCCTCGACGCGGAGGATGCTCGCGGCCTCGGGGTACGTATGCCGCCTCATGCGTTGACCCTGGTGCGGGGCGATTCGCGCGACCGGACACTGCGGGCCGCCTGAACCCAGAGGACATCTCCGTCGACACCGAGTCGCTCGGCCGCCCGGAGGGCCGCGTCGTACGGAAGCTGCTTGGTCTTTCCGGTCAGCAAGTTGCCGATCAGGCTGCGCGAGACGCCAGCGGCCTCGGCCAGATCCCGGACGGTGACCTTCTGACCGTCACCGGTGCGTTCCATGAGCAGCCGCAGGAACGTGCGGCCGGCGCATTCGTCGCGGTCAAACAGTTGGAACATGGGCAGTTCTTGGATCATGTCCACCTCGTGTGACAACTTGTCTCGCTGGTGAGACATCAGGAGTGTGGCACGAGATGGACAAGTTGTCTATCTCCTGAGACAGCGCGGTAAGAATTCGCCAATGACCCGAACGCGCCCTAGCGGTGGGCGTCTAACCTCGTGGACACTTTGTCTTGGACCGGATACACAAGGGCGCGCTGAACAGGCAACTCATCACTCACGTATCACCAGTCACGTGGACACCCCGCACCCAGTACGCGATTCGGAGTGGCAGGATGATCCCCATGGTGGAGCAGGCGGCACGGACGGATCTCTCGGATCTCGTCCGCACACGACGAGCGGAGCTTGGGCTCTCCCTGCGCGCCCTCGCGGAGCGGTGCATCAACCCTGACGAGCCGCAGGCCGGACCGGTCGTCGATCACAACTGGATCGACCGCCTTGAGAAGGGCATTCTGCGCGACATCCCCGACTATGCCCGTCTCGCCGGACTGCATGCGGGTCTGCAGGTGCCGCTCGGGCTCGTCCAGGAAGCTGCAGGCGCGCAATTCTGGCGTGTCGACACCGTCTGGAGCGATGACGGTGACGTCCGCGCCCTGGTGCACGACTATCGCGATATGACCCCGGAGGACAGGGAGCGCGTCAAGGTGCTCATGTCGTCCTGGCGCAAGCTGAAGCGCGACTGACCAGAACTTTTCCGCGCCAACTCCCTTGCTCCTCTGCCCTGTTGGCGCGTGACGGTTACTCACCGTGGAATGCCTATTGGCTGAAAGTGTCGGTCAGTGTCTAATGGTGCTCCGCCTGGGGGGTGGAAGTGACCGAAGGTGCTGCGTACTGGCGTTGAGCCAGTGGCGGCGCGCGTGACAGGGGGCGCCATGCCGGACCAGTACACGTCGGCCGTGTACCACGTTGCCCAGCCGGGGCGAATACCGCCGGGCGAGCTCATCCACGTTGAAGATCGACCAGGCGCGATGGCCAGCATCTACCTGCATCCGCTCCATGTGCGGGGCCCTCTCGTCTGGGAACTCAACTGGATAACCAGACATCAAGTCGGTGACGGGCTGTGGCGGCAGCGATGGACCCATGAGGGGCGAATGCAGGAGCCTGTCGAAGGGCTAGGGATAGCTGTCTCCCGGTGGGAAATCGTTCCTGCGCGCGCCATGCCCGGTCAGTGCTACGTGGCGCCCGTTGAGGAGGAAGGGAGTTGTATCTGGCTCGTGCGTGACGGCCAGTGCACCCACGCTCTTCGGGACGCCATGAACGCGATCCTTGAACGGATCGCGGGCGATGGCCTGTGGTTGCAGCACTGGTACGACAGGGGCAAACCGCTGCCCACGTCCGACGCGACACCCGTCCCGACGCCGCCCGCAGTGCCGTTGTCGGTATAGCCGCCGAAGCTCTGGCCAGGGCTGGAACGTTTAGTACTACTTTCGGCTACCACTTGATTCACTCTGGTCACAGCCTGAGCGGTGTGGCATCGTCATTGATCCGCCTGGGTGGCGATAACGGACACATTCGTCCATGC from Streptomyces sp. NBC_01288 carries:
- a CDS encoding helix-turn-helix domain-containing protein; this encodes MRRHTYPEAASILRVEESWLRRHIKKLPHSKKGRVVTFSDADLQRIDDVLFHHEPATGPLAVTPAPPSGASSHPMSYLRPLPSRGRALENAS
- a CDS encoding helix-turn-helix domain-containing protein, yielding MIQELPMFQLFDRDECAGRTFLRLLMERTGDGQKVTVRDLAEAAGVSRSLIGNLLTGKTKQLPYDAALRAAERLGVDGDVLWVQAARSVRSRESPRTRVNA
- a CDS encoding XRE family transcriptional regulator, whose amino-acid sequence is MVEQAARTDLSDLVRTRRAELGLSLRALAERCINPDEPQAGPVVDHNWIDRLEKGILRDIPDYARLAGLHAGLQVPLGLVQEAAGAQFWRVDTVWSDDGDVRALVHDYRDMTPEDRERVKVLMSSWRKLKRD